A genomic stretch from Gallus gallus isolate bGalGal1 chromosome 13, bGalGal1.mat.broiler.GRCg7b, whole genome shotgun sequence includes:
- the DRD1 gene encoding D(1A) dopamine receptor: MTWNDTTMDGEGLLVERDSSFRILTGCFLSLLILSTLLGNTLVCAAVIRFRHLRSKVTNFFVISLAVSDLLVAVLVMPWKAVSEIAGFWPFGSFCNIWVAFDIMCSTASILNLCVISVDRYWAISSPFRYERKMTPKAAFIMISVAWTLSVLISFIPVQLNWHKATTTSFLDLNASLQGISMDNCDSSLNRMYAISSSLISFYIPVAIMIVTYTRIYRIAQKQIRRISALERAAVHAKNCQNTSGNRSSMDCQQPESNFKMSFKRETKVLKTLSVIMGVFVCCWLPFFVLNCMIPFCEPTQPSKGAEAFCINSTTFDVFIWFGWANSSLNPIIYAFNADFRKAFSTLLGCYRLCPMSGNAIETVSINNNGAVVFSSQHEPKGSSPKESNLVYLIPHAIICPEEEPLKKEEEGELSKTLEKMSPALSGILDYEADVSLEKINPITQNGQHKT, from the coding sequence ATGACTTGGAACGACACCACTATGGATGGAGAAGGGTTGCTTGTGGAAAGGGACTCTTCCTTTCGGATCCTCACGGGCTGCTTCCTCTCGCTGCTGATCCTCTCCACGCTGCTGGGAAACACGCTGGTCTGCGCAGCTGTCATTAGGTTTCGCCACCTCAGGTCCAAAGTGACCAACTTCTTTGTCATCTCCTTGGCCGTGTCAGACCTCTTGGTGGCGGTTTTGGTCATGCCTTGGAAAGCTGTGTCTGAGATCGCTGGTTTCTGGCCTTTTGGTTCATTTTGCAACATCTGGGTGGCCTTTGATATTATGTGCTCAACAGCCTCCATCTTAAATCTCTGTGTCATTAGTGTGGACAGATACTGGGCCATCTCCAGCCCATTCAGGTACGAGAGGAAAATGACCCCCAAGGCAGCCTTCATCATGATCAGTGTGGCGTGGACTTTGTCTGTGTTGATTTCCTTCATCCCCGTGCAGCTGAACTGGCACAAGGCTACAACCACGAGCTTTTTGGACCTGAATGCCAGTTTACAAGGTATAAGCATGGACAACTGTGATTCTAGCCTAAACAGGATGTATGCCATCTCCTCTTCTCTAATTAGCTTCTATATACCTGTGGCCATCATGATAGTAACCTACACAAGGATATACCGGATTGCTCAGAAGCAAATACGACGAATTTCAGCTTTggagagagcagcagtgcatgCCAAGAACTGCCAGAACACAAGTGGCAACAGAAGCAGCATGGACTGCCAGCAACCTGAGAGCAACTTCAAAATGTCCTTCAAGAGGGAAACAAAGGTTCTAAAGACTTTGTCAGTGATCATGGGGGTGTTTGTGTGCTGCTGGTTGCCATTTTTCGTGTTGAACTGCATGATTCCCTTCTGCGAGCCCACCCAACCGTCCAAGGGAGCAGAAGCTTTCTGCATTAACTCCACCACCTTTGACGTTTTTATTTGGTTTGGATGGGCTAATTCTTCCCTGAACCCCATCATTTATGCCTTCAATGCTGATTTCCGCAAGGCATTTTCCACCCTGCTAGGATGCTACAGGCTCTGCCCGATGTCCGGCAATGCTATAGAGACTGTTAGCATTAACAACAACGGAGCAGTTGTTTTTTCAAGCCAACATGAGCCCAAAGGGTCCAGCCCCAAAGAGTCGAATCTGGTTTATCTGATCCCACATGCAATCATCTGTCCGGAAGAAGAACCtctaaaaaaggaagaagagggtGAACTATCTAAGACCTTGGAGAAAATGTCTCCAGCATTGTCGGGTATTTTGGATTATGAAGCTGACGTTTCTTTGGAAAAGATCAACCCCATTACACAAAATGGGCAGCATAAAACCTGA
- the DRD1 gene encoding D(1A) dopamine receptor isoform X1 — MQCWVCKICYAIPNLNEEKRRPCIPEQTETKVKGETMTWNDTTMDGEGLLVERDSSFRILTGCFLSLLILSTLLGNTLVCAAVIRFRHLRSKVTNFFVISLAVSDLLVAVLVMPWKAVSEIAGFWPFGSFCNIWVAFDIMCSTASILNLCVISVDRYWAISSPFRYERKMTPKAAFIMISVAWTLSVLISFIPVQLNWHKATTTSFLDLNASLQGISMDNCDSSLNRMYAISSSLISFYIPVAIMIVTYTRIYRIAQKQIRRISALERAAVHAKNCQNTSGNRSSMDCQQPESNFKMSFKRETKVLKTLSVIMGVFVCCWLPFFVLNCMIPFCEPTQPSKGAEAFCINSTTFDVFIWFGWANSSLNPIIYAFNADFRKAFSTLLGCYRLCPMSGNAIETVSINNNGAVVFSSQHEPKGSSPKESNLVYLIPHAIICPEEEPLKKEEEGELSKTLEKMSPALSGILDYEADVSLEKINPITQNGQHKT; from the exons ATGCAATGCTGGGTTTGTAAGATTTGCTATGCAATTCCAAACCTAAATGAGGAGAAGAGGCGGCCCTGCATCCCAGAGCAAACAGAAACCAAGGTGAAAG GAGAAACTATGACTTGGAACGACACCACTATGGATGGAGAAGGGTTGCTTGTGGAAAGGGACTCTTCCTTTCGGATCCTCACGGGCTGCTTCCTCTCGCTGCTGATCCTCTCCACGCTGCTGGGAAACACGCTGGTCTGCGCAGCTGTCATTAGGTTTCGCCACCTCAGGTCCAAAGTGACCAACTTCTTTGTCATCTCCTTGGCCGTGTCAGACCTCTTGGTGGCGGTTTTGGTCATGCCTTGGAAAGCTGTGTCTGAGATCGCTGGTTTCTGGCCTTTTGGTTCATTTTGCAACATCTGGGTGGCCTTTGATATTATGTGCTCAACAGCCTCCATCTTAAATCTCTGTGTCATTAGTGTGGACAGATACTGGGCCATCTCCAGCCCATTCAGGTACGAGAGGAAAATGACCCCCAAGGCAGCCTTCATCATGATCAGTGTGGCGTGGACTTTGTCTGTGTTGATTTCCTTCATCCCCGTGCAGCTGAACTGGCACAAGGCTACAACCACGAGCTTTTTGGACCTGAATGCCAGTTTACAAGGTATAAGCATGGACAACTGTGATTCTAGCCTAAACAGGATGTATGCCATCTCCTCTTCTCTAATTAGCTTCTATATACCTGTGGCCATCATGATAGTAACCTACACAAGGATATACCGGATTGCTCAGAAGCAAATACGACGAATTTCAGCTTTggagagagcagcagtgcatgCCAAGAACTGCCAGAACACAAGTGGCAACAGAAGCAGCATGGACTGCCAGCAACCTGAGAGCAACTTCAAAATGTCCTTCAAGAGGGAAACAAAGGTTCTAAAGACTTTGTCAGTGATCATGGGGGTGTTTGTGTGCTGCTGGTTGCCATTTTTCGTGTTGAACTGCATGATTCCCTTCTGCGAGCCCACCCAACCGTCCAAGGGAGCAGAAGCTTTCTGCATTAACTCCACCACCTTTGACGTTTTTATTTGGTTTGGATGGGCTAATTCTTCCCTGAACCCCATCATTTATGCCTTCAATGCTGATTTCCGCAAGGCATTTTCCACCCTGCTAGGATGCTACAGGCTCTGCCCGATGTCCGGCAATGCTATAGAGACTGTTAGCATTAACAACAACGGAGCAGTTGTTTTTTCAAGCCAACATGAGCCCAAAGGGTCCAGCCCCAAAGAGTCGAATCTGGTTTATCTGATCCCACATGCAATCATCTGTCCGGAAGAAGAACCtctaaaaaaggaagaagagggtGAACTATCTAAGACCTTGGAGAAAATGTCTCCAGCATTGTCGGGTATTTTGGATTATGAAGCTGACGTTTCTTTGGAAAAGATCAACCCCATTACACAAAATGGGCAGCATAAAACCTGA